In the genome of Ureibacillus sp. FSL W7-1570, the window TTCGCCCAGTCCGCCGAGAGCGAAAACAGCCGTTTGATCATTTTTTACAAACTTCATATAGGTTATGCATTCTCCAAACGGAAATTCGGGCTATTTTTTTCGTAATCCAAATATTTGCCCTCTAGTAATTGGATATACTCGATCAAAATGCGGCGATCTTTTAAATATTCGCGGACTTCTCGCTCTGAATCTGCTTCCAGGTATAGGCTTTTTGTATTTTCGCGAATAGGCACTTCATCTGGATTTTCTTGATAATACACTTTGTAAATCATTTTTTCTCTCCTTCTTTAACCGTACATTTTTGCATTTATTATTTTTCCACTTTTTACGAATATAATCAATTAATATTATATATTAACGCAAATGGTTTTTCCTTTCACAACCATTTGCGTGAAGTGGCGATTCATCATTAAAATAATAAAATCAAAAAAAGCAAAATTTCCCAAAGAAAATGACATGCATTTTCTTTTATATTATCATGGGAATCTTTTAAAATAAAGAAAAGCCCTTCATTTTCGGAGAAGGGCTTAAGCGATTGATTTTTTGCCGAGGATGCCATTGAGACGTCTCAAAAGTTTCTTTTTGAGTCTTTTCAACATGGCACATCACTCCTTATTAAAAGTATAAGGTAGAATGATATATATGTAAAGTATTTTTCATTTACATACAAATATGCGTTGGAAGGGTTAGTGACTATGAAGAAAGTGCTGTTTTTTGACGTGGACGGAACGCTTTACGACAGTAAGAAACAATTGCCACCATCCGCAAAAGAAGCGATTTTTCAAGCGAAAAGAAACGGATATGAAATTGCGATTGCTACAGGCCGTGCCCCTTTTATGATCGAGCCGATTTTAAAAGAGTTGGAGATTGATATATATGTCACTTTTAATGGGCAGTATGTCGTTTATAAAAATGAAGTCATTTTTACCGACAGTGTCCCGAAAGAAGAGTTGACGGAAATTATCGAATTTGGTTCCA includes:
- a CDS encoding DNA-directed RNA polymerase subunit epsilon — encoded protein: MIYKVYYQENPDEVPIRENTKSLYLEADSEREVREYLKDRRILIEYIQLLEGKYLDYEKNSPNFRLENA